The sequence AGGTGGGGAAGGAGCGATGGACTGTTGCAAGTATTTTCTTGCTTGTTGAGAATACATACTGATGAAAGAAGTGGATGGTGCATTTTATTGTTTACACTTCTGCACTTGAGCTGGTAACTGTTCTGCTGGACCTCAAGTATTACAAATTTTGTCCAAGGAATCCTTTTGTTCCCTCATCAAGTTGCATCCACTGAACTGTTGGACTTCAGATGATAGTATTAGCTGCTTGCCTGGATTTACTGGCCCACAAATCTGACTCCACCACCTATAGAAGCAGCGCTGTCCTCAAAGTCCTTGAGGCTTCTCCCTTTTTCAACTGCCAAATGTTGATGGAGGATAAAAATGCCAATCAATGGAGTTATCCGACCTCGTGGAGTTAAAGTAAAAAGAGTTTTGTCACGTACACCTTTACTTGTGCCAATCAAGGAAATGAGATCAAAGGTGATAGATACCCTCGAGACAATGTTATCTGGCGGGTGGCCCAGTGTGGGATTATTGAAGAGTTTGTACCATGGGTGCAAAGAGAGTGCTAGTTTTGCAGCAAAAATGGTTTGAGGAAAAATCATGGCTTGTTGCAAACTTGCTTTATGTTTTAGGATGGTTCTTTGATGGTGGCTTATGAGCTAGATGCTGTACGTATAGGAGCAACATTCAGTTCTAAAATCTTACGGATTCTGTTAAATGAATTTGCTTGTTCCTAGGTGGTATTTGGTGTTAGAGATTTCACCTAAAAGCTTAAGCTTTTGGgaaataattttctaacaTGACATTAGAGCATCTATGATTCAAAGGTCTGCACGTTTTGGTTGCTTGCCTCCACATCAGGAATTTACTAAACATTCTGATACTGTCCAAATTTCCACAAAATCATGCCTTTGGAAGGTAGATAACAATCTTGCTTCAGGAAATTAAATCTTGAAATACATAGGATATTATGCAGCCTTTTTTGTAACATCTGATTTAAAGAGTGGCATCAAGGGTCTTCTTCCTGCTCTAGTTTATTGCTTAAAAGTTTAAACTCTCATTCCGCAAACCACATTATGAATTTTCCTTTTGTATATTATAAGTAAACTCTAATTATTACAAAGATTCTGAAAATTATagtcaatcaactaatttaatcaTACACTTGCTAATGGAATGGTATATTTTAGCAAAATATTCATACTTGAAATGCTAATTATGCAATGTTTTTTGTTTATACTCCtagtcaaaaaataaaaaaataaaaagaaatattatccATGGATCATGGAcatactatataaaaatataaagtccATGCctatactaaataaaaaatattcttggaagcaaatcaagaaaatagaaCAACCATGACAGTGTTTATCCCAAATCCACATATATCCAAAAGCAAACTAATTCTTCTACCAACTGTCCAACCAGAGAATGACACATAGACTGAAGGCAGATTTGGGTGTCCATGCATACGTCTGTCTCCAACCTTTTGGAATTGTTCCATCCACAAAGTTAAAGAGTGCTTcgatattaaattcaaaaaaagaaaagaaaaaaaggagtCAGTGTCTGAAGGATTAGATAACTGGCTACAAGCATGACACATCACTCATAAAAAGCAACAAAAAGGTTAATTAAAGCCAAATAAAGGTCTACTTGTATAATAAAGAATTGCACATTCTTTCctgtgatgacatgtgtaaGTCATATCCACTGGCCATGCTTTTCAGAATCCCAACTTGGATGGGACTCCAAATCACCTTGTGGTGCACATTCATCCTCACTTCAGGCATATATTTGTGCCACTGCTGAATTCTTTTTCCATACCTACACATTCATTTCTTTGCacttggaaaagaaaagaaaaaacaaaagcatGGAAACTTACTGCTTCCTCTCCTCATCAAACTCCTTTACAAAGACTATAGAACTTGTCCCCTCCATCAAAGCTAGACCATTCTCCTACCCCAGAAGAACTTTTACCAATCACTTTCAATGCAAGAGAACTGGGCTCTCCTCTTCCATTACATGTAAGttgctttctctttctttcctcttcttcttttctcctaCTTCTTGATAGTTAAGAGAACAAGAATCTTGCTTGAttttagattgttttaaaaacAGGTTGCCGTTCATCCCCATCAGGTGATGAATACCAGCCTTACCTTGAAGCTGATTGGAGGTCATTTAGAGCAAGATTGGTTGCCAATGAGCTAGTTTTCAGGCTCAGCGAGTCTTGCTCAGCTGTGGATCCTGATACTGCAGTCGAAATGGATCATTCTTTAAGAGTCGCATGTGCAGACAAATGGGCTCATGCCATCCATGAACCAGAAAAGGGTTGCATACTAATTGCCACAGAGAAGCTTGACGGGGTCCACATTTTCGAACGCACGGTGATCCTTCTATTATCAGTTGGGCCTGTGGGTCCGTATGGAATTATACTGAACCGGCCGTCTCTGATGTCCATCAAGGAGATGAGATCAACGGTGCTTGATGATGCGGGGATGTTTTCAGATAGGCCATTGTTCTTTGGAGGGCCACTGGAAGAAGGGTTATTTCTGGTGAGCCCTAAAAGGGGTTATGATAATGACAGGGTAGGGAAGAGTGGGGTTTTTGAAGAAGTAATGAAGGGAATGTACTACGGGACTAAGGAAAGTGCTGGCTGTGCAGCTGAAATGGTTAAGAGAAATGTGGTTGGAATTGGGGATTTCAGGTTCTTTGATGGCCATTGTGGATGGGAAAAGGACCAATTAAGAGAAGAAATAGCTGCTGGTTACTGGACTGTGGCAGCTTGTAGCTCAAGTGTAATTGGGCTGCATCATGTTGGCACTCGTGGGCTATGGGAGGAGATCCATGGGCTTATGGGCCCAAAGAAGGTTTGGTGACACACTAGGTCTGatggaaaataaatttctataataGCAAGAATTGAGGGTTTATCTTGTTTAGGGTAGGGCATAAAGCAGGGGATTGAGGGGAGCTTGTAAATGTTACTATCCCAAATTAGTAGCTAAGACAATATGTATGGTATTTGTAAGAAGAAGTGGTATATGCCAATGGCAGAAATTAGCAAGAAAAGTAAAGTCTGCTTGTAGATTCAGAACCACAGTGTATATTGTACTTTCTTAATGGTTAATGCTTAATTTCAATTGATTGAATGCTATGGATGTTTgctaattctaattcttgaatTCTCATGGTCTACTGCTTAAGCTTTAAATACAACACTAACACACCTTCTCTTGTTATTGgatcaatatattattattatttttccatatccaaACTTTTTGTGGACACAATCTTTCCTTCTCAATTGAAAGGTATGAAAAATGGATTTAAATTTACAGGGAATTGATGTGGCTGACTAGTCAATTAGGCCTAATAGGCCACCACCCAGCATGGGGTACTGGGTTGTGTTGAAAACCCTACATctatcttataaaatatattagtacAATACACATactttctcttattttatattaaaaagttaatcaaaacttaaaacataaaaaccaaaaaaatcaTATCAATACACTTCTaatctaaaagaaatataaatatatttataaagacAATAAACTTAAATGTGGCATACAAAAGTTAGGTAGATACTTTATTATTggatttctcaaattgattaataCTTTCACAAACCTGACCTACTCATGCCCAAACTCATATGAAGCTTTTAGGAGAATTAAATATggatatcatattaaattccaacaaaatttacttaaaattCCCAAATTTATTTGCTGCAAATAGTCACTGACAAATGCACTAAATATCACCAATCCTCAACTTGTTTCAAGCAATACCAATCCAGGAAAGGGCCAAGTAATGAGAGTACATTATTACAGGACCAGCCAGCCGAGAAGAAGAGActatatgtatattatatggaaagttttagaaaaaattgaagCATGTTGGACCCCATCCCATCCATCTAACCCTGTATCAAATCACATTCAAAAATTGAGCCCACAAGATTTGGTTCCAAGGGTAGGGGCATATAATATATGACATGAGATTGAAATTATGTTTGGTAATTATGCCATTGATGATACTTTTCtaccttctttttcttttgattcttttggGGGTTCATTATTCTCTCTTAATGGATCTTTAGATCATTTTGCTAAGATTGCAATACCCATTAAAAAAAGGTACCTTTGCTCAttgtttttcaaaatcttgccTGTTCTTGTTAGTGTTTAAGTTGAAGGGATTTCAAATGATCTGGCTATTAATTGCAACTAGACATTAACCCTAAATGGACTtcactaatatttttcttatagttttatatcatcatattctttttatatatggtatgatactattttcttatatgaatatgataaaaaatagtaaaaatatatgatttttatcttaatttaatagtaattgCTGAgactattataaaaattaagataaagaTTTGAAGTCCatcaaattaaacaaatagtaaaatatataaaattaaaggttgatattttgaaaatgaaaaagaaaagtcctaaatttaatctagaaagaaaagaaagacaattattattatatggaAGTAAAAAAAGTTTGTTGcaatttcattttctcaaTCCATAAATGTACAACTTATACTCTTGatcaatttattaactatatgatttctttttctttttggaattAAGATTGCTAATTATCAGGCTTTTGAACTATGCTTAAAGGGATCTTCTGTTCAATTTTAATCATGAATTGACATCCCAAAGAACTtagatattctttttaattattattcttatttttgccTTTAATTTTTGTGGGTCCAAAATGGACTTTTTATGCTAATGTCATGAAAACAAAACCAAATTTTATCTTGGTCTTTACGAAATCCCTTTCCTACTCACTTTCTATAAAGTCTTGAAATCAGTCACATCATTGATACTACtgattttgctgtaaatttcttaaatcttAATCTTTATGTTATTAGATAGGAACAGAAAAAGTTTTATGttatattcaatataaattattttattttccaaggattaattataaatatttaataggaCCAAAATGGCTCATGAATAGATTTTTTTTGAAGTCCAACATATTTCATTTATGCTGCAACAAaaagatttacttttattattttttataatatcatcaaatatatatagttattattaggctaaatgtaaatttaaatatctgaATTTATAccatttagtaattttaatttttttatttttaatttaacttgaTTGACgctttaatttgtattatttgtaatatttaaataatttttgatatatgattCTATCTAATGCTTCTATATGcactatatataaatattttaatattattataaaataaattttagatgtcagtttgattaaataaaaaaattaaaagtgttaaaaatataatttaggtGTTGTTACATtagattgaaaattaaaatgttaaaatgcCTAAATATCTATGTTGTATGCCATTATTTATTATGCATAATAGGTTATATGTATGGTGCGGTTGGATATAATATGGTTAAGTGTCAATGTTAATCAATAATTGCAACTTTTAATAACTCAGCTATAAGAGGAATTTTAGGTATAATtgtaaaattagtatttttacttatttgattagtaattataaaaaagtttaCCCATTTAGACAAAATTTCATATGGATTTAGAATTTAacaacttataattttattatttaattataaatcgctataaaaaaattattcatctaataaaattcatttaataataatattatgagtcgttaaattttaaatttataatatacaaTATAATAACTAATCAAAATGATAATAGCTTTTgtgttttgaaatttttaaataataaaatatttatttatattataatttataataaatattaatttgttaacTGGATAATATAAGTTTGTGAATTGTAATTTGTGttttgttataaatataagttgCTTATAAAGTATGAATTAACTCATGATAATGGACCACTTGAAGAGGGTAATGAAGAAAGCCAACAtggtttaagaaaaaatattattattattgatttggATCTAAGGCAAGCAGCTGAGTATGgcatttcaaaatattaaacaaaacaCCAATCAATAAAACAGTGGAGAGAGGGTTATCCAAAGGCACATTTCCATctccttttgttcttttaacattattattattattattattattattggttacAAACATgtacttataattaaaaaggaaaaaccattttataatttgctTAATGCTCTTTTACTACTGCAAATTGTGTATTAAGGAATAAAGAACCAATCAAACATAGACAAACTGACAAAAGCAATAATCCAACAGTCCCATTCCCTTTACTAAAATTACAACAAAAAGACCTCTAAGAACCCACCCCCCCCTAACTTGAGATGACAACATCTCACACCCACGCGCCCTTTTGATGCGAGTGTCCAACACAGACATATGAGCAAGTAAAATCGAACTGgaactaaaaataaagctgaactttttgtttttttatttttaacttttacattttaaaaatttgatctatttaaaatttctaattaatcgAGTTAATGGAATATGCCCGctgacttttaaaataaacccatattaaatattttgttgtTTAATGGCGATTGGCTTTTCAAGCGCTTGGTATGAGAGTAGGGAAGGTGCTTGAAGAAAGATCCCATTGAAGAGGGGTCAGCTACTTTTGGAAACTGTTGAGTTGTTGTTAGAGTAAACCCAGGTGTCTGAATTTTTTCTGTAAGtacttataataaaatattatgtgtACCCAAAAAGCATGGAAGGTAAAGAGAAtctagaaaataagaaaacaattgtCCCGTATCTTTCACTTCCTCAAAAAcccttatattttttcttttaaaaaaataaaataaaataaaattaaaataaaaaaataaaataaaataaaagaaagtgaaacagaaaaagaaatcattgaAACCAAAGCTCTAGGTGAAGCAAAGCATATTATGGAATAATGAGAGACCACAAGTTGACAAATTTGAAGTAATTGTTTCTTTGAGAGAAGGAACTTTTATGttaatagagaaagaaagatctCTTCTTTGGGATTGTGAGTGGAGATCTCTTATCTCCACCTCTCTATTTTCACATGTATCAGATACTGGCCTAGCAGATTTCAGTTCCCCTTATATGTTTTTTGCGTGTTGATGATTCAAGATTCTTCAGTTTCATTGCAGAGTTACCCatctttgattttttcttgttGGGGGGGTtgggttgtttttctttgttagAATTCTCATGGAGGTAGctgaatttcttgagaattCATGGAGGTGTTTTTCTTTAGATTGGTGGAGGTTGCTATAAAGGTAAGTTCTTTATTGTCGGTTTACCTAAAGTTCTCTCAAGTCTAATTATGCTCTTTGATTCAGTATTAGTGTGTGATTTGACTTGGGTGGTTTTATGCAtcttctccatttctttttattttaatcttttatgcggattaatgatttttatggtgttattGTTGTTTCAGCTAATGAATTTATGTGAAATAGGGGTCTGATGcaattttcctttctttcctttttttcttttaaactcTTTTGAGCTCTTTTTGTGGGATTGATATTTGGTGATCTTGAATATATATTGGAGTTCGTATAGAAATTGACtctaaattatgattttggAATAGGCTGTTCctgttaataaattttcatgaTTTATGCACTGCAATTCTGGCTTTAGCTGATGCTTTGGTTTACTGCATTCTTTCCTTTATGTTATTTTTGCCTTCCAATTTACATCTTAGTACAGCAAACGTATATAACTGATAAATGAAGTATCTATTGagcttctttctttctttctcttcttaaCGCATCTGCTGAGCTGTCTGTCAGTCAATGAGGACTTCTATCAATATCAGTATTATCTGGTcgaagaataataaattataaagctCTTTCCCCCTCTTTATTAAATGATTCCAGAAAGcaactttgtgtatattgcTTCATGATCCAGTTGCTAAGTTTGATGCTCCATCGAGCAAAGATTGTGACATCATGCTTACATGCAATGTGGAAAGTAAAAGGTGACAGGGACCTTTGGCTGAAGTTTTAAAGTAATGTTCatcaaaaaagaattgaatggCCATAGTTGTATAATATTGAGGACAATCAATTTTCTAGGAATATTTATATGCTTCAAGAAAAGGGATTTCCATGGTGTATCAGAAGTCCTTGTCGGTATGCTTGTTACATTATGCAAGGACTTCTCTTTATTCGACCTCATGAACCAGTGTGTTGTCCGGTTGTATGTAAGCATTAATTGATATGCTTATATGAGTATTAATGATGGTTTATGTAAACAGAGTTACAGTAGTTGGTTTGGTTATAATATGATTGTACATCATTAATTTTCCATTTCAGTTCTGGTCCGGAATTTCCTCTCAAGATTATATGAAGTAGTAACCTTCCTATGTCTTTTCATTATGTAAGAACTCTTCTTGGTCTACATTGTCTTGCATTTTATTTAGCTGTGCAATCTTCATGCTAATTAGAGCTTTCTTGCATGATTTGCAGGAATGGGTACTAAAGTGCAGCACAAGATGTATCTGTCAACAAATTATCCTATGAGggatttaaatgaaaatgctAGCAGTGATAGCTGGCTCTCTCATCATGGAAATAAAACATTCGGGCAATATTATAACATATTCCCTGCCAGGCCAGCAATAGAAGGATATGCAGGATATGAACGGGAACAATTGAGGCAAACCATACTGAAGCATGAAACTGTATTCAGGCAGCAGGTTCAGTagtttatttcaatttaatcttgTTTTTATACCAAGGAGTATTGGTATAAGCCTTCTTGGCATAAAACCTTTGAAATTTAAGGACAACTTGAATtcctaatatcatcattttctattatttatttatttgtttttacaTCCAGCTCCAAGAATTGCACCGCCTTTACAAAATACAAATGGACATGATGAATGAAGTTAGAAGCAAAGAACCAAGCAAACATCTCAAACCCATAGGGACATCGCAATCAAGTATTTTTGCCTTGCCATCTATAGATAACAAAATCAGGTGGCATGATTCTGGTCTGCCTTTGGTGGATTTCACTCATCATATATCATCTGCATCAGGTGCTGATAGCATCCAATCACACTTCAGCTCCATGAATGTGAAGATCATGCAATCTGGTTGTGGCTCTACTGACAATGAATCAAGATTTAAGGAGTATGAATCTCTTGAATCCAAATGCAAGAAGCTTCAAAGAAGATTGTTCGACCTTGAGCTTCCAGCTGATGAATGCATAAATGATGAAGGCCAAGGGGCATCTGGGGGTTCAGGGATAAAAAATTGCTCTCCTAATGGAAATTGCCAGGTTGCTTCTGAAAAGAATGGTTACTTGTCAACTCACAATGGTGCATACTCTATTTGTAATGCAGACGCTTTGAGTTCCAACATGAATTTAAGGAGGAACCTCGGTCTTACTGATCTTAATAAACCTGTCCAGGTTGAGGAAGCATCTAGTATAGCTTCTGTTGATATTCTAGGTAATGTTACTAGCTCTAGAGAGGGGATACAAAAGATAGACCTTTCTGCAAGTTCGTATTCAGGCTTTTTGGCTAAGGAAACTTCCCAAAGCCCCACTAAAGAAAAGCATGACGGAGTTAGCTTGCATAATCTGCATTTAGAGCATGGAAAGCGAGAGAAAGGATGGCTACCTTATACTTTTAACCCCGGTAAGGACTTCTTTGATGATGCTTGttaaatctctctctctctcttcgtGAAGTCCATTTTCTTCTATGAGTGAATTTGGAGCTGTGACAGATACATAATTGTTTAAAGATCACCTCTGGGTTTACCTATCATGTTTGCCATCTCTCTCATTGATGAAGAGGGTATTTGACATCCCATTTTCTTCTAAATTCTGGCAGCAACTCTAGACTGGTGGAATCATATAGAAATTagtaaagagaaaagagaaccTGATAAATGATGCTGGTATCTGAAGGGAGAAGAAAGTGTTGAAAAACTAATTGCCTGACCCTAATCATTTTGTTCTTAAATGCAATGAGAATAATTTCCTATAGAATGTTCCTCCTCCCTGATTACAGGTCGGAGAACTTTAAGAGTTTCATGTACACAGAAGAttgtttgaaaaagaaaaactcttcATCTTTCCTGGTGATGTTTCAGGCTTCCTTTTATTGCTGTATGGGAAACTAGGGAAATAAACATGCTCATCATATCTATACACGTGTGCATTTGCACACTCTATGCGATGCATGTATCCATATACTTGCATTATTCTATGGCA comes from Ricinus communis isolate WT05 ecotype wild-type chromosome 5, ASM1957865v1, whole genome shotgun sequence and encodes:
- the LOC8281273 gene encoding UPF0301 protein CHU_1773 produces the protein METYCFLSSSNSFTKTIELVPSIKARPFSYPRRTFTNHFQCKRTGLSSSITCCRSSPSGDEYQPYLEADWRSFRARLVANELVFRLSESCSAVDPDTAVEMDHSLRVACADKWAHAIHEPEKGCILIATEKLDGVHIFERTVILLLSVGPVGPYGIILNRPSLMSIKEMRSTVLDDAGMFSDRPLFFGGPLEEGLFLVSPKRGYDNDRVGKSGVFEEVMKGMYYGTKESAGCAAEMVKRNVVGIGDFRFFDGHCGWEKDQLREEIAAGYWTVAACSSSVIGLHHVGTRGLWEEIHGLMGPKKVW